From a single Oceanobacillus kimchii X50 genomic region:
- a CDS encoding DUF2179 domain-containing protein, producing the protein MLENALVMLAIIFLVNVIYVSLMTVRMILTLKGRTYIAAFVSMFEIVIYVVGLGLVLDNLDQIQNLIAYAIGFGTGLVIGAKIEEKLALGYITVNVVSANPDLKFTQRLRDKGYGVTSWSSYGREGDRLSVQILTPRKYELRLYETIQEIDPKAFIISYEPKRIHGGFWVKQVRKGKLMNPKKKKNMNTEGLENERK; encoded by the coding sequence GTGTTAGAGAATGCTTTAGTTATGCTGGCTATTATTTTCTTGGTTAATGTTATTTATGTGTCTTTAATGACCGTTAGAATGATTCTAACATTAAAAGGAAGAACGTATATTGCAGCATTTGTAAGTATGTTCGAGATTGTAATCTATGTTGTGGGATTAGGACTTGTATTAGACAATCTTGATCAGATTCAAAATCTAATTGCTTATGCTATTGGTTTTGGAACAGGTTTAGTTATTGGTGCTAAAATCGAAGAAAAGCTAGCTTTGGGTTATATAACCGTGAACGTTGTATCTGCAAATCCAGATTTAAAATTTACACAGCGACTTCGTGACAAAGGTTATGGTGTAACGAGCTGGTCTTCATATGGGAGAGAAGGCGATCGCTTATCGGTTCAAATTCTAACTCCTCGTAAATACGAATTACGTTTATATGAAACCATTCAAGAAATTGATCCGAAAGCGTTTATTATTTCGTATGAACCAAAGCGAATACATGGAGGATTCTGGGTGAAACAAGTTCGTAAAGGGAAGTTAATGAATCCGAAGAAAAAGAAAAATATGAACACAGAGGGACTTGAAAACGAACGAAAATAG
- the purE gene encoding 5-(carboxyamino)imidazole ribonucleotide mutase → MVQVGVIMGSISDWETMQYTCNVLDELQISYEKEVISAHRTPDDMFAYSKQARSRGIKVIIAGAGGAAHLPGMVASQTTLPVIGVPVESKALQGLDSLLSIVQMPGGVPTATVAIGKAGAKNAGILAAQIISTFDEVAEKSLEKYREEMRESVKEMRENLANY, encoded by the coding sequence ATGGTCCAAGTAGGGGTTATTATGGGGAGTATTTCCGACTGGGAAACGATGCAGTATACTTGTAATGTACTTGATGAATTACAGATTTCTTATGAGAAAGAAGTGATATCTGCACATCGCACTCCGGATGATATGTTTGCTTACTCGAAACAGGCTCGTAGCAGAGGGATAAAGGTAATTATTGCTGGAGCAGGGGGAGCGGCTCATTTACCAGGAATGGTAGCTTCACAAACAACATTACCCGTAATAGGTGTACCAGTTGAAAGTAAAGCATTACAAGGCTTAGATTCGCTGTTATCTATTGTTCAAATGCCTGGTGGCGTGCCAACTGCTACGGTAGCAATTGGGAAAGCAGGAGCTAAAAACGCTGGTATTCTTGCCGCACAAATCATCAGTACATTTGATGAAGTTGCAGAGAAGTCTCTAGAGAAGTATCGTGAAGAAATGCGAGAATCTGTAAAAGAAATGAGGGAAAATCTTGCAAACTACTAA
- the purK gene encoding 5-(carboxyamino)imidazole ribonucleotide synthase gives MQTTNTILPSQTIGIIGGGQLGRMMAIAARYMGYKIVVLDPTPDCPTAHVADQQIIAAYDDLTAIDELMDCCDVITYEFENVDLQAAAIIHKSGKLPQGTRALEVTQNREKEKKVISDLVLPVPDYYIVTSTEECEHAIDSISFPAVIKMCRGGYDGKGQLKIHSESEKELAIQFFKQHGYCIIEQWITFDKEVSVVFTRSINGNIQFFPLAENVHRDHILYKTTVPANVDQHIHESTCQIAEKIAEHMDIVGTFAIEMFVKGKEVYVNEMAPRPHNSGHYTIEGCNVSQFEQHIRAICGLPLIEVELHGPTAMINVLGNDIKYAKTFLSKSNVGFVHLYGKEEPKDKRKMGHITFTAKTVEELEKQVNYFKEEIHS, from the coding sequence TTGCAAACTACTAATACGATCTTACCTTCACAAACAATTGGAATTATCGGTGGTGGCCAGTTAGGAAGAATGATGGCAATCGCTGCACGGTATATGGGATATAAGATTGTTGTTTTAGACCCAACTCCAGATTGTCCAACTGCTCATGTGGCAGATCAACAAATCATTGCTGCTTATGATGATTTGACGGCGATTGATGAGTTAATGGATTGTTGCGACGTGATTACATATGAATTTGAAAATGTGGATTTACAAGCTGCCGCTATTATTCATAAGTCCGGAAAGTTACCACAAGGAACACGTGCTTTAGAAGTTACTCAAAATCGTGAAAAGGAAAAGAAAGTAATTTCTGATTTAGTATTGCCAGTTCCTGACTATTATATTGTTACAAGTACAGAAGAATGTGAACATGCAATTGACTCAATTTCTTTCCCGGCAGTGATTAAAATGTGTCGAGGTGGTTATGACGGAAAAGGACAATTAAAAATTCACAGCGAATCTGAAAAAGAACTGGCCATCCAATTTTTTAAACAGCATGGGTATTGCATTATTGAACAATGGATTACGTTTGATAAAGAAGTATCGGTAGTGTTTACGAGATCTATAAATGGAAATATTCAATTCTTTCCACTAGCAGAGAACGTGCATCGAGACCATATTCTATACAAAACAACTGTTCCAGCTAATGTAGACCAACATATCCATGAATCTACCTGTCAGATAGCTGAAAAAATTGCGGAACATATGGATATTGTCGGTACCTTTGCTATTGAAATGTTTGTAAAAGGAAAAGAAGTCTATGTCAATGAAATGGCTCCTCGTCCTCACAATTCAGGGCATTATACAATCGAAGGATGCAATGTTTCACAATTCGAGCAGCATATACGGGCAATTTGTGGACTTCCATTAATCGAAGTGGAATTACACGGACCGACGGCTATGATTAATGTTTTAGGAAATGATATAAAATACGCAAAAACGTTTCTTTCCAAATCGAATGTCGGCTTTGTACATTTGTATGGAAAAGAAGAGCCAAAGGACAAACGAAAAATGGGACATATTACATTCACTGCAAAGACAGTAGAAGAATTAGAGAAACAAGTGAATTACTTCAAGGAGGAAATACATTCATGA
- the purB gene encoding adenylosuccinate lyase encodes MIERYTREEMGNIWTEENKFKAWLEVEILACEAWSELGVIPKEDVKKLRENASFDMNRIYEIEEETRHDVVAFTRAVSETLGEERKWVHYGLTSTDVVDTALSYILKQANDILRKDLKQFVEILKEKAIEHKHTVMMGRTHGVHAEPTTFGLKMALWYEEMKRNVERFEMAAENIEFGKISGAVGTYANIDPFVEQYVCEKLGTSPAPVSTQTLQRDRHAAYLSTLALIATSIEKFATEIRGLQKTETREVEERFAKGQKGSSAMPHKRNPIGSENMTGMARVIRGYMVTAYENVALWHERDISHSSAERVILPDATIALNYMLNRFGNIVKNLTVFPENMKRNIDRTHGVIFSQRVLLSLIDKGMAREEAYDIVQPKAMDAWETETHFKQLVESDERITGKLTQEEIDDCFDYTYHLKNVDQIFTKIGIS; translated from the coding sequence ATGATTGAACGTTATACAAGAGAAGAAATGGGTAATATCTGGACGGAGGAGAATAAATTCAAAGCGTGGTTAGAGGTTGAAATATTAGCTTGTGAAGCGTGGAGCGAATTAGGTGTTATTCCGAAAGAAGATGTAAAGAAATTAAGAGAAAACGCTTCTTTTGATATGAATCGCATTTATGAGATTGAAGAAGAAACACGACACGATGTAGTGGCATTCACACGTGCTGTATCCGAGACATTAGGCGAAGAACGTAAATGGGTACATTATGGTTTAACATCGACTGACGTTGTAGATACAGCATTATCTTATATTTTAAAACAAGCAAACGATATATTACGTAAAGACTTAAAGCAATTCGTAGAGATTCTTAAAGAAAAAGCAATAGAGCATAAGCACACGGTAATGATGGGACGCACACATGGTGTACATGCAGAGCCAACGACATTCGGTTTGAAAATGGCATTATGGTATGAGGAAATGAAACGAAATGTAGAGCGTTTTGAGATGGCTGCTGAGAATATCGAATTTGGTAAGATTTCTGGAGCAGTCGGTACCTATGCAAATATCGATCCATTTGTAGAACAGTACGTGTGTGAAAAGTTAGGTACCTCTCCAGCTCCAGTGTCAACACAAACATTACAACGTGATCGTCATGCTGCTTATTTATCAACACTTGCATTAATTGCAACGTCGATTGAAAAATTCGCAACAGAAATTCGTGGTTTGCAAAAAACAGAAACACGTGAAGTAGAAGAACGATTTGCGAAAGGCCAAAAAGGTTCGTCTGCTATGCCACATAAACGTAATCCAATAGGGTCAGAAAATATGACAGGTATGGCTCGTGTGATTCGAGGATATATGGTAACAGCCTATGAAAATGTGGCTTTATGGCATGAACGCGATATTTCTCATTCATCAGCAGAAAGAGTAATTTTACCTGATGCCACTATCGCATTAAATTATATGTTAAACCGTTTTGGTAATATTGTTAAAAACTTAACGGTATTCCCAGAAAATATGAAGCGTAATATTGATCGCACACATGGGGTTATCTTCTCTCAACGAGTATTGCTTTCATTAATTGATAAAGGAATGGCTCGTGAGGAAGCATATGATATTGTGCAACCAAAAGCGATGGATGCATGGGAAACAGAGACACATTTCAAACAGTTAGTGGAGAGTGATGAACGAATTACTGGAAAGCTAACGCAAGAAGAGATTGATGATTGTTTTGATTATACGTATCACTTGAAGAATGTCGATCAAATCTTTACAAAAATCGGTATTTCCTAG
- the purC gene encoding phosphoribosylaminoimidazolesuccinocarboxamide synthase: MKAALLYEGKAKKVYQSSEDEHQLVLSYKNDATAFNGEKKSQFEGKGRLNNEISSLIFQRLHEVGIKTHFIKRLDSTQQIVQKTNIIPLEVVIRNLSTGSITKRLGIKERLAFTPPLLELFYKDDALGDPLINDEHALLLTDITETELAEIKDKAREVNGALQEIFQSIGISLVDFKLEFGRNKEGEILLSDEVSPDTCRLWDIETNEKLDKDVFRQGTGDLITVYQEILNRLEVHV; the protein is encoded by the coding sequence ATGAAAGCAGCGCTTTTATATGAAGGTAAAGCAAAAAAAGTATATCAATCTTCTGAAGATGAACATCAATTAGTGCTCTCCTATAAAAATGATGCAACAGCTTTTAATGGGGAGAAAAAAAGTCAATTTGAAGGGAAAGGGAGACTCAATAATGAGATCTCCTCCCTTATCTTTCAACGTTTACATGAAGTAGGGATTAAAACACATTTTATAAAACGATTGGATTCGACTCAACAAATTGTTCAGAAAACTAATATTATTCCTTTAGAGGTGGTAATTCGCAATCTTTCGACAGGTAGTATTACCAAAAGATTAGGGATTAAAGAAAGACTCGCTTTTACCCCACCATTACTCGAATTGTTTTATAAAGACGATGCTTTAGGGGATCCGTTAATCAATGATGAACATGCATTGTTATTAACGGATATAACTGAAACTGAATTGGCTGAAATTAAAGATAAAGCGAGAGAAGTAAATGGAGCGCTTCAAGAAATCTTTCAATCTATCGGAATTAGCCTAGTAGATTTTAAACTGGAATTTGGAAGAAATAAAGAAGGAGAAATACTTCTTTCAGATGAGGTTTCTCCTGATACGTGCAGGTTATGGGATATAGAAACAAACGAAAAACTCGATAAAGATGTATTTCGGCAAGGTACGGGAGACTTAATTACTGTATATCAAGAAATTCTAAATCGCTTGGAGGTTCATGTATGA
- the purS gene encoding phosphoribosylformylglycinamidine synthase subunit PurS, whose product MKKVTVYITLKPGVLDPQGKAIQESLQSLGYQEVDDARVGKYIELQVEEGPNIEERITEMCDRLLANPVIENYQFDLEEVK is encoded by the coding sequence ATGAAAAAAGTAACGGTATATATCACATTAAAACCAGGAGTTTTAGATCCACAAGGAAAAGCAATCCAAGAATCACTTCAGTCCTTAGGATACCAAGAGGTTGACGATGCTCGAGTAGGTAAATATATTGAATTGCAAGTTGAGGAAGGGCCAAATATTGAGGAGCGAATTACGGAGATGTGTGATCGGCTTTTAGCGAACCCGGTTATTGAGAATTATCAATTTGATTTAGAGGAGGTTAAGTAA
- the purQ gene encoding phosphoribosylformylglycinamidine synthase subunit PurQ, whose protein sequence is MKFAVIVFPGSNCDRDMYHAVKEVAGAEAELVWYTDTDRLEDVDGILLPGGFSYGDYLRSGSMASTSNVMHKIREHASKGKPVLGVCNGFQILTESGLLPGALMRNKHLSFMCHQEELVVEDNQTFFTSLYEKKEVVRYPIAHGEGNYFCDDATLKELKANNQIVFTYKYNPNGSIENIAGIRNKQGNVLGMMPHPERAVEELLGSEDGLKLFKSMIANWRDSYAVNA, encoded by the coding sequence GTGAAATTTGCTGTCATCGTGTTTCCAGGATCAAATTGTGATCGAGATATGTACCATGCGGTAAAAGAAGTGGCAGGTGCTGAAGCAGAACTTGTTTGGTATACAGACACAGATAGATTAGAAGATGTAGATGGAATCTTACTCCCTGGTGGCTTTTCCTATGGTGATTACTTACGTTCGGGATCAATGGCTTCCACTTCAAATGTCATGCATAAAATTCGTGAGCATGCTTCGAAAGGTAAACCTGTCTTAGGAGTGTGTAATGGATTCCAAATATTAACGGAATCGGGGCTACTTCCGGGAGCGTTGATGAGAAATAAACATCTGTCATTCATGTGCCACCAAGAAGAATTAGTGGTGGAAGATAATCAAACGTTTTTCACTTCTTTATATGAAAAGAAGGAAGTTGTTCGTTATCCGATTGCACATGGTGAAGGAAATTATTTCTGTGACGATGCAACATTGAAAGAGTTAAAAGCAAATAATCAAATCGTTTTTACATATAAATACAATCCAAACGGATCGATTGAAAATATCGCAGGGATTCGAAATAAACAAGGGAATGTACTTGGAATGATGCCTCATCCAGAACGAGCTGTAGAAGAACTACTTGGCAGTGAAGATGGTTTGAAACTTTTTAAATCAATGATCGCAAATTGGAGGGACAGCTATGCAGTTAATGCATGA
- the purL gene encoding phosphoribosylformylglycinamidine synthase subunit PurL: MQLMHDIHPEQIEKDRLYLDMGLSDEEFQRIKQILGRHPNFTETGIFSVMWSEHCSYKTSKPLLKKFPTDGPHVLQGPGEGAGVIDIGDEQAVVFKIESHNHPSAVEPYQGAATGVGGIIRDVFSMGARPIASLNSLRFGPLTNSRTKYLFSEVVAGIAGYGNCVGVPTVGGEVQFDESYEDNPLVNAMCVGLINHNDVQKGIAAGIGNTILYAGPPTGRDGIHGATFASDDLAEDSNKDRPAVQVGDPFMEKLLIEACLEVIQSDALVGIQDMGAAGLTSSASEMASKAGTGLEMNLDLVPQREQGMTAYEMMLSESQERMLLCVQAGREREIIDIFEKYGLKSVPVGKVIEEKVFRIKHLGEVVADIPVDSLADDAPVYNMPSKEAAYYKAFQRMKIATPAIEDYANTLKQLLQQPTIANKEWVYDQYDSMVQTNTVVTPGSDAAVIRIKGTDKALAMTTDCNSRYIYLDPETGGKIAVAEAARNIVCSGAKPLGLTDGLNFGNPTNPEIFWQMEKSVEGMSAACNALHTPVISGNVSLYNQSKGKSIYPTPIVGMVGLHESTKHITPSYFQQKEDVIYCIGEAKAEFGGSELQQLYSGKYEGKAPHIDLDVEAERQENLLTAIKEGIISSAHDISEGGLAIALAESLFNGKGLGAEINLVGEATVELFSETQSRFLVSVNETHVAAFEAHFPEAAKLGKVTDQGELSISINDKTIIQERVGELENLWKGAIPCLLKSKA, translated from the coding sequence ATGCAGTTAATGCATGATATACACCCAGAACAAATTGAGAAAGACCGTCTTTACCTTGATATGGGATTAAGTGATGAAGAGTTTCAACGAATTAAACAAATACTTGGACGTCATCCGAACTTTACAGAAACGGGTATTTTTTCCGTAATGTGGTCAGAACATTGTAGTTATAAAACTTCAAAACCACTGTTGAAAAAGTTTCCTACAGATGGGCCACATGTATTACAAGGTCCAGGTGAAGGTGCAGGAGTAATTGATATTGGTGACGAGCAAGCAGTTGTATTTAAAATCGAAAGTCACAACCATCCATCAGCAGTAGAACCATATCAAGGAGCTGCTACTGGAGTAGGTGGAATCATTCGTGATGTATTCTCAATGGGAGCACGACCAATTGCCTCGCTTAATTCATTACGATTTGGGCCATTAACAAATAGTCGTACGAAATATCTTTTTTCTGAAGTGGTCGCTGGAATAGCTGGATACGGTAACTGCGTCGGAGTTCCAACGGTCGGTGGAGAAGTACAATTCGATGAAAGTTATGAAGATAATCCATTAGTAAATGCGATGTGTGTCGGATTAATCAATCATAACGATGTACAAAAAGGGATAGCAGCAGGGATTGGAAATACGATTCTTTATGCAGGGCCGCCAACTGGTCGTGATGGTATCCATGGTGCTACGTTTGCCTCTGACGATTTAGCTGAAGATTCCAATAAAGATAGACCAGCTGTACAGGTTGGGGATCCGTTTATGGAAAAATTATTAATCGAAGCTTGTTTAGAGGTGATCCAATCCGATGCATTAGTCGGTATTCAAGATATGGGTGCGGCAGGATTAACCTCATCTGCTAGTGAAATGGCGAGTAAAGCTGGAACGGGTTTAGAGATGAATCTGGATCTTGTTCCCCAACGTGAACAAGGAATGACAGCTTATGAAATGATGCTTTCTGAGTCTCAAGAGCGCATGTTGCTTTGTGTGCAGGCGGGGCGTGAACGAGAAATTATCGATATATTTGAAAAATACGGACTAAAATCCGTACCGGTAGGAAAAGTAATTGAAGAAAAAGTATTTCGTATTAAACACCTTGGCGAAGTGGTCGCTGATATTCCTGTTGATTCATTAGCAGATGATGCACCTGTCTATAATATGCCTTCAAAAGAGGCAGCATACTACAAAGCTTTTCAACGGATGAAAATAGCAACGCCAGCTATTGAAGATTACGCAAATACATTAAAACAGCTATTACAACAACCGACGATTGCGAATAAAGAGTGGGTCTATGACCAATATGATTCGATGGTGCAAACCAATACCGTCGTTACTCCTGGTTCGGATGCAGCAGTTATTCGGATCAAAGGAACGGATAAAGCATTAGCAATGACTACGGACTGTAATTCAAGATATATCTATCTTGATCCAGAAACAGGTGGAAAAATTGCAGTAGCAGAAGCAGCGAGGAACATCGTATGCTCAGGAGCGAAACCATTAGGATTAACAGATGGATTAAATTTTGGTAATCCCACCAATCCAGAGATTTTCTGGCAAATGGAGAAGAGTGTTGAAGGAATGAGTGCTGCATGTAACGCCCTGCATACACCTGTAATTAGTGGAAATGTCTCTTTATATAATCAATCAAAAGGAAAATCTATTTATCCAACACCTATTGTAGGAATGGTAGGGTTACATGAATCGACGAAACATATTACACCGAGTTATTTTCAACAGAAAGAGGATGTAATTTATTGTATTGGTGAAGCAAAAGCTGAATTTGGCGGTTCTGAATTACAACAATTATACTCTGGGAAATATGAAGGAAAAGCACCACATATTGATTTAGATGTGGAAGCAGAACGTCAAGAAAATTTATTAACAGCCATTAAAGAAGGAATTATTTCTTCTGCACATGATATATCAGAAGGCGGTCTGGCGATTGCTCTAGCAGAGTCGTTATTCAATGGTAAAGGACTTGGAGCGGAAATTAATTTAGTAGGAGAAGCAACCGTAGAATTATTTAGTGAAACCCAATCACGGTTTCTTGTTTCCGTCAATGAAACACATGTAGCTGCATTTGAAGCTCACTTTCCAGAAGCAGCTAAGTTAGGTAAGGTTACTGATCAAGGTGAATTATCTATTTCTATCAATGATAAAACAATTATTCAAGAACGTGTCGGAGAATTAGAGAATCTTTGGAAGGGAGCTATTCCATGCTTGCTGAAATCAAAGGCATAA
- the purF gene encoding amidophosphoribosyltransferase — protein MLAEIKGINEECGVFGIWGHEKAAELTYYGLHSMQHRGQEGAGIVVNTGSELKGHKGLGLVNDVFKRVKFDDLAGSVAVGHVRYATQGGRGIENVQPLLFQSQTGGMALAHNGNLMNAHELRGELEREGSILQTSSDTEVLAHLIKRSGEVTEDSIARALNRVVGAYAYIILQEDKMFAALDPAGIRPLSIGRLGDAYVVASETCAFDQIGAIFEREVLPGELITISDEGITSTRFAPRDKRRMCAMEYVYLSRPDSDVNYVNVHASRKEMGKELAKESSIDADMVIGVPDSSISAAIGYAEESGLPYEMGIIKNRYVGRTFIQPSQELRELGVKMKLSPVRSIIEGKRVVMIDDSIVRGTTSRRIVQMLREAGAKEIHVRIASPAIQNPCYYGIDMSTKKELIGANYSVDEINEIIGSDTLAYLSEEGLVKAIVKDKTINQGVCMACMTGKYPVKQDGGLEIHYTSC, from the coding sequence ATGCTTGCTGAAATCAAAGGCATAAATGAAGAATGTGGAGTTTTTGGCATTTGGGGTCACGAAAAGGCAGCTGAATTAACTTATTATGGCTTGCATTCCATGCAACATAGAGGGCAAGAAGGTGCCGGGATTGTTGTAAATACGGGTAGCGAACTAAAAGGACATAAAGGTTTAGGGCTTGTAAATGATGTATTCAAACGAGTAAAATTTGATGATTTGGCGGGAAGCGTAGCTGTAGGACATGTTCGTTATGCGACACAAGGTGGTCGAGGCATTGAAAATGTCCAGCCTTTATTATTTCAGTCACAAACTGGTGGAATGGCACTAGCACATAATGGTAATCTGATGAACGCACATGAACTGCGTGGCGAATTAGAAAGAGAAGGAAGTATTTTGCAAACCTCTTCGGATACGGAAGTGTTAGCCCATTTAATTAAACGAAGCGGAGAAGTAACGGAGGATTCGATTGCTCGGGCATTGAATCGTGTTGTCGGTGCGTACGCATATATCATACTGCAAGAAGATAAAATGTTTGCAGCACTCGATCCTGCAGGAATTCGTCCACTTTCGATTGGTCGTTTAGGGGATGCTTATGTCGTAGCTTCTGAAACATGTGCTTTTGACCAGATTGGCGCAATATTTGAAAGGGAAGTATTGCCAGGTGAATTGATTACGATTAGTGACGAAGGGATTACCTCGACTAGGTTTGCTCCAAGGGATAAGCGTCGTATGTGCGCAATGGAATATGTTTATCTCTCCCGACCAGACAGTGACGTGAATTATGTGAATGTACATGCCTCACGAAAAGAAATGGGGAAAGAATTAGCGAAAGAATCTTCCATTGATGCGGATATGGTTATCGGTGTTCCTGATTCTAGTATTTCTGCAGCTATCGGTTATGCGGAAGAAAGTGGATTACCGTATGAAATGGGCATTATAAAAAATCGTTATGTCGGGCGAACGTTTATTCAACCTTCACAAGAACTCAGAGAATTAGGTGTGAAGATGAAGCTTTCACCTGTGCGAAGTATCATTGAAGGGAAACGAGTTGTCATGATTGATGATTCGATTGTACGTGGTACAACAAGTCGACGAATTGTTCAGATGTTAAGAGAAGCAGGCGCAAAAGAGATTCATGTTCGAATTGCTTCTCCAGCGATTCAAAATCCTTGTTATTACGGAATTGATATGTCTACTAAAAAAGAATTAATTGGAGCCAATTATTCTGTTGATGAAATCAATGAAATTATAGGATCAGATACGCTAGCTTATTTATCGGAGGAAGGCTTGGTAAAAGCAATTGTCAAAGATAAAACTATTAATCAAGGTGTTTGTATGGCTTGTATGACTGGTAAATACCCAGTAAAACAAGACGGTGGATTGGAAATTCATTATACAAGTTGTTAG
- the purM gene encoding phosphoribosylformylglycinamidine cyclo-ligase has product MSEVYKQAGVDVEKGYEAVERMKKHVARTHRPEVLGAIGAFAGAFDLSSFQYKEPVLLSGTDGVGTKLKLAIDLDKHNTVGIDLVAMCVNDIVAQGGDPLFFLDYIACGENDPSRIEAIVSGIAQGCEQAGAALIGGETAEMPGMYEPSEYDLAGFVVGIVEKSAMITGSEIKSGDVVIGLSSSGIHSNGYSLVRKLIADVDIHQTQPGLSQPIEEAVMAPTKIYATSIQALKKEVILKGISHITGGGFDENIPRMLPPGLGVLIESNSWDIPEIFHFLQEKGNIDYREMYGVFNMGIGMAVVVSEDDVSTALQLLENVDEQAYVIGKVTEEEGVRFTL; this is encoded by the coding sequence ATGTCAGAAGTCTATAAACAGGCTGGAGTAGATGTAGAAAAAGGTTATGAAGCTGTTGAACGCATGAAAAAACATGTTGCTCGTACACATCGTCCGGAGGTATTAGGGGCCATAGGTGCATTTGCAGGAGCGTTTGATCTATCGTCGTTTCAATATAAAGAACCCGTTCTTCTTTCCGGTACAGATGGTGTGGGAACAAAATTAAAACTAGCTATTGACTTAGATAAGCATAATACGGTTGGGATTGATCTAGTTGCAATGTGTGTGAATGATATCGTCGCCCAGGGCGGAGATCCACTGTTCTTTTTAGATTATATTGCTTGTGGTGAAAATGATCCGTCTAGAATAGAAGCAATTGTTTCTGGAATTGCCCAAGGGTGTGAACAAGCAGGAGCTGCATTGATTGGTGGAGAAACTGCTGAAATGCCTGGTATGTATGAGCCTAGTGAGTATGATTTAGCAGGATTCGTCGTAGGAATCGTGGAAAAGTCTGCGATGATTACAGGCTCAGAAATCAAATCAGGAGACGTAGTAATTGGACTTTCTTCCAGCGGAATTCATTCGAATGGCTACTCTCTCGTCCGTAAATTAATAGCGGATGTTGATATACATCAAACGCAACCTGGACTAAGTCAACCAATAGAAGAAGCAGTGATGGCACCAACTAAAATTTATGCAACGTCGATTCAAGCATTAAAAAAAGAAGTGATATTGAAGGGAATATCGCATATTACTGGTGGGGGATTTGATGAAAATATTCCCCGTATGTTACCACCTGGATTAGGTGTTTTAATTGAATCAAATAGTTGGGACATACCAGAGATTTTTCACTTCCTACAAGAAAAAGGAAATATCGACTACAGAGAAATGTATGGTGTGTTCAACATGGGAATTGGAATGGCTGTCGTTGTGTCAGAAGATGATGTTTCTACCGCATTACAATTGCTTGAAAATGTAGATGAACAAGCATATGTGATTGGTAAGGTTACAGAGGAGGAAGGAGTGCGCTTTACATTATGA